DNA sequence from the Streptomyces cinnabarinus genome:
GCGTCCCGCAGTCGCCGGTGCAGCGCCCGGAACACCGCCGCCGACCGCACGCCCGGCCAGTCCTCGGGGAGCAGCCGGGCGGGCAGCCCGGGGTCGACGTAGGGCAGATGGCGCCAGGAGTCCAGGGCGAGGAGGTAGTCGCGGTACGCCTCCTCGGGCGGGGTGTCCGAGCGCCGCTCCCAGTCGTGCAGCACGGGCGCGTGGCGGTCGAGGAACGCCTCGTGCTGCTTGGCGATGGCCGCCAGGTCCCACCAGCGGGTGACGGCCTCCACGGTCGGCGTGAAGCCCAGGTGCTCGCCGCGGAAGAAGTCGACGTACGGCTCCAGGCGCAGCCGGGCCAGTGTGTGCCGGGTCTCCTCGTACAGCCGTGCGGGCGCGATCCACACGCCGGGGGCGGCCGTGCCGAAGCCGAGGCCGGCCAGGCGGGAGCGCAGCACATGCCGCTTCTGCCGCTCCGACTCCGGTACGGAGAAGACCGCGAGCACCCAGCCCTCGTCGTCGGGCGGTGCGGTGGCGTAGACGCGCCGGTCGCCGTCGTCGAGCAACTGGCGGGCGTCCGGCGAGAGTTCGTAGCCCGCCGCGCCGTCCTCCGTCCGGGCGGGCACGAGCAGCCCGCGTCTCTTGAGCCGGGACACCGACGAGCGCACGGAGGGAGCGTCCACGCCGACCGCGGCCAGCAGCCGGATCAGCTCGGCGACGGGCACCGGGCCGGGCACATGGCGGCCGT
Encoded proteins:
- a CDS encoding PaaX family transcriptional regulator C-terminal domain-containing protein, whose amino-acid sequence is MINVSDQHAPRSLIVTLYGAYGRHVPGPVPVAELIRLLAAVGVDAPSVRSSVSRLKRRGLLVPARTEDGAAGYELSPDARQLLDDGDRRVYATAPPDDEGWVLAVFSVPESERQKRHVLRSRLAGLGFGTAAPGVWIAPARLYEETRHTLARLRLEPYVDFFRGEHLGFTPTVEAVTRWWDLAAIAKQHEAFLDRHAPVLHDWERRSDTPPEEAYRDYLLALDSWRHLPYVDPGLPARLLPEDWPGVRSAAVFRALHRRLRDAGARFAGL